One Panicum virgatum strain AP13 chromosome 9K, P.virgatum_v5, whole genome shotgun sequence genomic region harbors:
- the LOC120650043 gene encoding phospholipase A2 homolog 3-like: MARGSSWRRAVAGVVIAVCAAALAPPAAALDIGIQSAGDGASKQQACSRTCESDHCTTPPFLRYGKYCGILYSGCPGEAPCDALDACCMHHDNCVQARKDYLSTGCNEALLDCLARLREGASTFEGNKCMIDQVIDVISLVIEAAVVAGRVLHKP, from the exons ATGGCGCGCGGCAGCTcctggcggcgcgcggtggccggcgtcgtCATCGCCGTCTGCGCGGCCgccctcgcgccgcccgccgccgcgctcgacatcggcatccagtccgccggcgacggcgcg AGCAAGCAGCAGGCGTGCAGCCGCACGTGCGAGTCGGACCACTGCACGA CGCCGCCGTTCCTGCGCTACGGCAAGTACTGCGGCATCCTCTACAGCGGCTGCCCCGGCGAGGCGCCGTGCGACGCGCTCGACGCCTGCTGCATGCACCACGACAACTGCGTCCAGGCGAGGA AGGACTACCTGAGCACGGGGTGCAACGAGGCGCTGCTGGACTGCCTGGCGAGGCTGCGGGAGGGCGCGTCCACGTTCGAGGGCAACAAGTGCATGATCGACCAGGTCATCGACGTGATCTCGCTCGTCATCgaggccgccgtcgtcgccggcagGGTGCTGCACAAGCCGTAG